Genomic DNA from Paucilactobacillus hokkaidonensis JCM 18461:
CAAAATAGCCATTCCCCATGGGCCACCCTCACCGGCATTACCCATAACTGTAATTGGTGTATTTAGTGCATCCGCTAATACTTGTTGGGCAACAACTGGTGTCTTAAATAAACCACCTTGAGCAATCAAAACATCTGTCTTAATATGTTCCTCACGCAGTAAAATATCCATACCAATTTTTAGTGGTGCGAACGCTGAATAAAGTTGTACTTTAAAGAAGTTAGCCAAGTTAAAGTTGCTATCAGGTTTACGAACAAACATTGGCCGCCCTTCTGGCATCTTGGTAACATTTTCACCTGACAGATAACTGAAGTTAACCAAACCACCTGCATCTTGATCACCACGCAACGAGCTGTCAAACAATGCTGCATATAAATCATTTGGTTTCAAATTGGATCCAATTGCCCGTGCAAACTCACTAAATAAGGTAGTCCAAGCATTAATGTCAGATGAGCAGTTGTTTGTATGAACCATCGCAACTGGGGCACCATCAGGAGTCGTTACCATATCGATGTCTCGATGAACCTTCTTCATAGGACGATCAAGAACAACCATTGAAAAGGCAGAAGTTCCAGCTGAAATATTACCAGTTCTCTTACGAACAGCATTAGTGGAAACCATACCGGTACCAGCATCACCCTCAGATGGAGCCATTAATGCCCCCGCCTCTAGTTGACCACTAGGATCTAATAAAGCCGCACCTTCAGCAGTTAATTTACCTGCATCTTCACCGGCTACAAGAACTTTTGGCAAAATGCTGCTAATATCCCATTGATATTGCTTTACAGCTGGCAATTGACGAAATTTTTCCAGTAAAGATTCATCATAATTTGCAGTTGTTTCATCAATTGGAAAAATTCCAGAAGCATCGCCCACACCAGTAGTCTTTTCACCAGATAACTTCCAACTCAC
This window encodes:
- a CDS encoding xylulokinase, which codes for MDNSVIKDEIVSGHISLGIELGSTRIKSVLVTDNFQTVASGDYLWENELDQGIWTYSLNKVWEGIQTSYANLATEVNDKYGVEIKNIGAIGVSAMMHGYMPFDKDGEMLVPFRTWRNNITGKAATELTELFNFNIPERWSIAHLYQAILNKEEHVKNVDFITTLDGYVSWKLSGEKTTGVGDASGIFPIDETTANYDESLLEKFRQLPAVKQYQWDISSILPKVLVAGEDAGKLTAEGAALLDPSGQLEAGALMAPSEGDAGTGMVSTNAVRKRTGNISAGTSAFSMVVLDRPMKKVHRDIDMVTTPDGAPVAMVHTNNCSSDINAWTTLFSEFARAIGSNLKPNDLYAALFDSSLRGDQDAGGLVNFSYLSGENVTKMPEGRPMFVRKPDSNFNLANFFKVQLYSAFAPLKIGMDILLREEHIKTDVLIAQGGLFKTPVVAQQVLADALNTPITVMGNAGEGGPWGMAILALFAKNHKDGQTLADFLDDEVFTDSDSSTLDPEPISVRGYEKFIDNYKAALPVEGQAVESMKMN